The following proteins come from a genomic window of Maribacter algicola:
- a CDS encoding DUF3820 family protein: protein MDLKPDNQKLIELAHYRMPYGKYKGRYLVDLPEPYLVWFQQKGFPDGKLGELLRSMLEIKTNSLETLIRGIQKHFPKESP from the coding sequence ATGGATTTAAAACCGGATAACCAAAAATTAATTGAATTGGCACATTATAGAATGCCATACGGAAAATATAAAGGCCGCTATTTGGTGGACTTGCCTGAACCGTATCTGGTTTGGTTCCAACAAAAAGGGTTTCCTGATGGAAAATTGGGAGAATTGTTGCGTTCTATGCTGGAAATCAAAACAAATAGTTTGGAAACCTTAATTAGGGGAATCCAAAAACATTTTCCAAAGGAAAGTCCTTAA
- a CDS encoding DUF922 domain-containing protein — MWRYILVLKILFTFYSSFIWAQEEILWSPHGKLEWRDFQGDVPPGSKAAATTASGISYSFSTFFENGEMKVNYKVESFFYPTKSWFRPKICNDVTLLHEQLHFDISEVFARKMDSEMSETKFTKNIKQEVRLLYKRILTELDAFQRRYDLETDFSRNIEKQKLWQKQISSMLKENENF; from the coding sequence ATGTGGAGATATATATTGGTATTGAAAATTCTATTCACCTTTTATTCCTCTTTTATATGGGCTCAGGAAGAAATCCTATGGTCGCCCCACGGAAAATTGGAATGGAGGGATTTTCAGGGGGACGTTCCCCCAGGTTCCAAAGCCGCGGCCACTACGGCGAGCGGAATCAGTTATAGCTTTTCAACCTTTTTTGAAAATGGGGAGATGAAAGTGAATTACAAGGTAGAGTCCTTTTTTTATCCCACGAAATCATGGTTTAGACCAAAAATTTGCAACGATGTGACCTTGCTTCACGAACAGTTGCATTTCGATATTTCCGAAGTATTTGCCAGAAAAATGGATAGTGAAATGTCCGAAACAAAATTTACAAAAAACATCAAGCAAGAAGTTAGGCTACTTTACAAACGGATTTTAACGGAGTTGGATGCATTTCAAAGGCGGTACGATTTGGAAACCGATTTTTCCCGAAACATCGAGAAACAAAAACTCTGGCAGAAACAAATAAGTAGTATGCTCAAGGAGAATGAAAACTTTTAA
- a CDS encoding hydroxypyruvate isomerase family protein, whose protein sequence is MKRRDFIGTSAAASVGFMASAKTVTETNLSEKPFKLKHNINHSACYWCYGSIPFETFLQELNKLDIRAIDLVDAEQFPLLKKYNIHASMCWGAGLGIEKGWNDPQYHKELIEDYKRVIPLVAEGGYTNLICFSGNRNGMNDMVGLRNCAKGLKEIIPMAEEHGVVIQMELLNSKVNHKDYMCDTSEWGVSLCETIGSDNFKLLYDIYHMQIMEGDIIRNIQDYHQYYGHYHTGGNPGRHEIDETQEIFYPAVMKAILDTGYTGYVAQEFVPSWEDKIAALKQGVTICDV, encoded by the coding sequence ATGAAAAGACGAGACTTTATAGGCACATCCGCTGCGGCTTCCGTTGGTTTTATGGCTTCTGCCAAAACAGTTACGGAAACCAACCTCTCTGAAAAACCTTTTAAGCTTAAGCATAATATCAACCATAGTGCTTGCTATTGGTGCTATGGTTCTATCCCTTTCGAAACGTTTTTACAAGAGTTGAACAAACTGGATATTAGGGCAATAGATTTGGTGGACGCGGAACAATTTCCATTACTAAAGAAATATAATATCCATGCCTCTATGTGTTGGGGAGCCGGTCTTGGTATTGAAAAAGGATGGAACGACCCGCAATACCATAAAGAACTTATTGAAGATTATAAACGTGTCATTCCCTTGGTCGCTGAAGGAGGGTACACCAACCTGATCTGTTTTAGCGGAAATAGAAACGGTATGAACGACATGGTAGGACTGCGGAACTGTGCCAAAGGGCTTAAGGAAATTATACCGATGGCCGAAGAGCATGGAGTAGTTATTCAAATGGAATTATTAAATAGCAAGGTAAACCACAAGGATTATATGTGCGATACATCCGAGTGGGGAGTGTCCCTTTGTGAGACCATTGGTTCTGATAACTTTAAACTCCTTTACGATATTTATCATATGCAAATAATGGAAGGTGATATAATCAGGAATATACAGGACTATCATCAGTATTACGGCCACTACCACACCGGAGGCAATCCGGGACGCCATGAAATAGACGAAACCCAGGAGATTTTTTATCCAGCAGTCATGAAAGCTATTTTGGATACAGGATATACAGGATATGTTGCCCAAGAATTTGTGCCCAGTTGGGAAGATAAGATTGCAGCCCTAAAACAAGGTGTAACGATATGTGATGTTTAG
- a CDS encoding LysM peptidoglycan-binding domain-containing protein, with translation MKNLVKVFFTVCFSVFLGCKALGQKFTTHAVKQNETLYSIAKQYGVSQEEILKYNKELKSGESLGINTILVIPSANGKVVDTKPKGPEKGQPVNGEVAELVNRIMNDSVVKREPIGFVEHKVKKRETLYGIAKEYGVTEEEIKKYNTQLYAAQLDRKMVIKIPKYRKVKEPQNTIDVGDYEKYIVAPKETRWSIANKYGITIDSLLVLNPSLSKTSNYLQEGYELLLPKIAGSTVENQETQLFTSYTVPPKMNFYRLEKEFGVKSDEVVRLNPEITERGGLKEGMIIRLPETKLDPGEINTDNYIFYEVKPKQNEFRLTRKFGMSWEELIKLNPELRDGLKAGMVLKLPKNQVGEFEVRNSLVLDKINLLDSINVDNKPKIMFLLPFRLDKLDLNDTETVEWTIQNRNSLKYSLGLYSGALVALDSIKSLGVSVDVKTFDNRLDLQRTKEILQRENLGSYNAIFGPLDVLSLKEASTQAAGYDLPVIAPVPAKSDISLGNVFFSYTPEHTLREHMLSFVLEKRVDENIIIIADAKNRVVKDSILRKFPTAKIISVKEEEKNIGINRDKLELQLSKETENWVFVESDNFKLISSVVSILNSFHNSVLDIEEPNAKKIRVRMFTTDKNNAFDNDVISSTHLSNLRFTYPSVYREAPSDSFEKRYKARFGVVPDRFAVRGFDVTFDLLLKLAYKNDLLDVSKFIGETQYSGSKFDYEKDISSGYFNKASYIMGYDNMYIKELE, from the coding sequence ATGAAAAATTTAGTCAAGGTATTTTTTACCGTTTGTTTTAGTGTTTTTTTGGGATGCAAGGCCCTTGGCCAAAAATTTACGACCCATGCTGTAAAGCAGAATGAAACGTTGTACAGTATTGCCAAACAATACGGTGTTTCCCAGGAAGAAATTCTAAAATATAACAAGGAACTTAAAAGTGGGGAATCCTTGGGAATCAACACCATATTGGTAATTCCAAGTGCAAATGGTAAAGTGGTCGATACAAAGCCAAAGGGACCCGAAAAGGGCCAACCAGTAAATGGTGAAGTAGCGGAACTGGTCAACAGGATCATGAACGATTCCGTTGTCAAAAGGGAACCCATTGGATTCGTGGAACATAAGGTGAAGAAAAGGGAAACCTTGTACGGTATTGCAAAGGAATATGGCGTAACGGAAGAGGAAATAAAAAAATACAATACACAATTGTATGCCGCCCAACTGGATCGCAAAATGGTAATTAAAATCCCTAAATATAGAAAGGTAAAGGAACCTCAGAACACCATTGATGTAGGAGATTATGAGAAATACATTGTAGCGCCAAAGGAAACACGGTGGAGCATTGCCAATAAATACGGGATTACCATTGATAGCCTCTTGGTATTGAATCCGTCACTTTCAAAAACTTCGAATTACCTTCAGGAAGGTTACGAGCTATTACTTCCAAAAATTGCGGGTTCCACGGTAGAAAATCAGGAAACGCAATTATTTACATCCTATACGGTTCCCCCAAAGATGAATTTTTATAGGCTTGAGAAGGAATTTGGGGTAAAATCCGATGAAGTGGTGCGATTGAACCCAGAGATAACAGAACGTGGGGGACTCAAGGAAGGCATGATAATACGGTTGCCCGAAACAAAATTGGATCCCGGGGAAATCAATACCGATAACTATATTTTCTACGAAGTAAAACCCAAGCAGAACGAGTTTAGGTTAACGCGAAAGTTTGGTATGTCCTGGGAGGAATTGATAAAGCTCAACCCGGAACTTAGGGATGGTCTTAAAGCTGGAATGGTCCTTAAACTACCCAAAAATCAAGTGGGTGAATTTGAAGTTAGGAATTCATTGGTATTGGACAAGATCAATCTATTGGATAGCATAAACGTGGATAATAAGCCCAAGATAATGTTCCTATTGCCGTTCAGGTTGGATAAATTGGATTTGAACGATACCGAAACGGTTGAGTGGACCATACAAAACAGAAACAGTCTAAAATACAGTCTTGGTCTATATTCGGGGGCATTGGTAGCGTTGGATTCAATTAAATCCTTGGGTGTATCCGTTGATGTCAAAACATTTGACAATCGTCTAGATCTTCAAAGAACAAAGGAAATTTTACAGCGGGAAAACTTAGGGTCTTACAATGCTATTTTTGGCCCTTTGGATGTGCTTTCCCTTAAAGAGGCTTCAACACAGGCGGCTGGCTACGACCTGCCTGTTATTGCCCCTGTTCCCGCTAAAAGTGACATAAGTTTGGGAAACGTTTTTTTCTCCTACACGCCAGAGCATACCTTAAGGGAGCATATGCTTAGTTTTGTTCTTGAAAAACGGGTGGATGAAAATATCATCATCATCGCAGATGCCAAAAACAGGGTTGTAAAGGATTCTATTTTAAGAAAATTCCCAACTGCGAAAATAATTTCGGTTAAGGAAGAGGAAAAAAACATTGGTATCAATCGAGATAAGTTGGAGCTTCAATTGTCCAAGGAGACCGAGAATTGGGTATTTGTAGAATCAGATAATTTTAAATTGATATCCAGTGTGGTTTCCATTTTAAATTCCTTTCATAATTCTGTTTTGGATATAGAGGAGCCTAATGCCAAAAAGATTCGGGTACGCATGTTTACTACAGATAAGAACAATGCTTTTGACAACGATGTTATTTCAAGCACACACCTGTCCAATCTAAGGTTTACGTATCCGTCCGTATATAGGGAAGCTCCGTCGGATTCCTTTGAAAAAAGATATAAGGCACGTTTTGGGGTCGTGCCGGATAGATTTGCGGTCAGGGGTTTTGATGTGACTTTTGACCTTCTTCTAAAACTGGCATATAAGAACGATTTGTTGGATGTTTCCAAGTTTATTGGCGAAACCCAATACAGTGGTAGCAAATTCGACTACGAGAAGGATATTTCCTCTGGATATTTTAACAAGGCCTCTTATATCATGGGGTATGACAATATGTATATCAAGGAATTGGAGTAG